In Raphanus sativus cultivar WK10039 chromosome 5, ASM80110v3, whole genome shotgun sequence, the following proteins share a genomic window:
- the LOC108863527 gene encoding strigolactone esterase D14: protein MSQHNILEALNVRVVGTGDRILVLAHGFGTDQSAWHLILPYFTQTYRVVLYDLVCAGSVNPDYFDFNRYTTLDPYVDDLLSIIDSLGIQTCAYVGHSVSAMIGIIASIRRPELFSKLILIGASPRFLNDEDYHGGFEEGEIEKVFSAMEANYEAWVQGYAPLAVGADVPEAVREFSRTLFNMRPDISLFVSRTVFNSDLRGVLGLVRVPSCVIQTAKDVSVPASVAEYLRAHLGGDTTVETLKTEGHLPHLSAPAQLAQFLRRALPR, encoded by the coding sequence atgaGCCAACACAACATCCTCGAAGCTCTTAACGTCCGGGTCGTGGGCACGGGCGACCGGATCCTAGTCCTAGCCCACGGGTTCGGCACAGACCAATCCGCCTGGCACCTGATCCTCCCTTACTTCACTCAAACCTACAGAGTCGTCCTCTACGACCTAGTCTGCGCCGGCAGCGTCAACCCCGACTACTTCGACTTCAACCGCTACACCACCCTCGACCCCTACGTCGACGACCTCCTCAGCATCATCGACTCCCTCGGGATCCAGACCTGCGCCTACGTTGGCCACTCCGTCTCCGCCATGATCGGGATCATCGCCTCGATCCGCCGCCCGGAGCTTTTCTCGAAGCTCATCCTCATCGGAGCCTCTCCTCGGTTCCTCAACGACGAGGACTACCACGGCGGGTTCGAGGAAGGCGAGATCGAGAAGGTGTTCTCGGCCATGGAGGCTAACTACGAGGCATGGGTCCAGGGATACGCTCCTTTAGCCGTCGGGGCGGACGTCCCCGAGGCGGTTAGAGAGTTTAGCCGGACGCTGTTCAACATGCGTCCGGATATCTCTCTGTTCGTGTCGAGGACGGTGTTCAATAGTGATCTCAGAGGCGTTCTTGGGTTGGTGAGAGTGCCTTCTTGCGTGATTCAGACGGCGAAGGACGTCTCGGTTCCGGCTTCGGTGGCGGAGTATCTACGTGCTCATCTCGGTGGGGATACGACGGTGGAGACGTTGAAAACCGAGGGGCATTTGCCGCATCTCAGTGCTCCGGCGCAGCTTGCTCAGTTTCTCCGGCGTGCACTTCCTCGgtga
- the LOC108863526 gene encoding NADPH-dependent aldehyde reductase 2, chloroplastic has translation MAASSSVSSPALCLAGRVAIVTGSSRGIGRGIAIHLAELGARIVINYSTNSAEADKVAAAITTNCPDNDAAEQVTGKHPRVIVVKADISEPNQVKSLFDEAERAFGSPVHILVNSAAIADPNHSSISNTSEELFDRIFSVNTRGAFLCAREAANRLKRGGGGRIILLSSSLVQSLKPSYGSYTASKAAIEAMSKILAKELKGTQITVNCVSPGPVATEMFFAGLSNEIVEKVKAQNLFGRLGETKDIANVVGFLASDASEWINGQVIIANGGSIL, from the exons ATGGCTGCATCGTCGTCAGTTTCTTCGCCGGCGCTTTGTCTCGCTGGTCGAGTCGCTATAGTCACGGGATCATCCCGAGGAATAGGCCGTGGCATAGCCATCCACCTTGCGGAGCTTGGAGCTAGGATCGTTATTAATTACTCCACTAACTCTGCTGAGGCCGACAAGGTTGCGGCGGCTATTACCACAAACTGTCCAGATAACGATGCAGCAGAACAAGTTACCGGAAAACATCCACGTGTCATCGTCGTCAAAGCCGATATCTCGGAGCCTAACCAGGTGAAGTCGCTTTTCGATGAGGCGGAACGAGCCTTTGGGTCACCAGTTCATATCCTGGTTAACTCTGCTGCTATTGCTGATCCCAATCACTCGAGTATTTCAAACACATCAGAAGAACTCTTTGATCGCATTTTCAG TGTGAACACAAGAGGTGCGTTTTTATGCGCTAGAGAAGCAGCCAACAGGCTAAAACGTGGAGGGGGTGGCCGGATCATCCTCCTCTCATCTTCCCTTGTTCAATCCTTGAAACCATCCTATGGCTCATACACTGCTTCAAAGGCAGCCATAGAAGCCATGTCCAAAATTCTTGCAAAAGAGCTCAAAGGAACGCAGATCACAGTGAACTGTGTTTCTCCTGGACCAGTCGCCACAGAGATGTTTTTTGCAGGACTGAGCAATGAGATTGTGGAGAAAGTAAAGGCACAGAACCTATTTGGTAGGCTTGGTGAGACCAAAGACATTGCAAATGTTGTTGGATTCTTAGCCAGCGACGCTAGCGAATGGATCAATGGACAAGTCATCATTGCTAATGGTGGCTCTATCttgtaa
- the LOC108863525 gene encoding glucan endo-1,3-beta-glucosidase 8 — MYHREKQSPITSSAVFLIIISTVYLSSGGVSALGVNWGTMASHQLPPKTVVRMLVDNNIKKVKLFDADTETMGALAGSGVEVMVAIPNDLLRAMGTYQRAKDWVQRNVSRFNFNDGVKIKYVAVGNEPFLTSYNGSFINLTYPALVNIQTALNEAGIGDYIKATVPLNADVYNSPPDNQVPSAGRFRSDILQEMTDIVNFLAQNKAPFTVNIYPFLSLYLSSDFPLEYAFFDGQNTVNDNGVIYTNVFDASFDTLLASLNALNHGDMEVIVGEVGWPTDGDKNANVANAERFYSGLLPRLANNIGTPMRKGYIEVYLFGFIDEDAKSVAPGNFERHWGIFKYDGQPKFPVDLQGQGQKKFLTGAQNVQYLLNQWCMFNPNGRGNISRLGDNINYACSLSDCTALGYGSSCGNLDANGNASYAFNMYFQVQNQEAQACDFEGLATIVTRNISQGQCVFPIQIGKPSSGHYDYSYSFRFCLVMSGLMFLLMTE; from the exons atgtatcatcGAGAGAAACAGAGTCCCATTACTAGCTCTGCcgtttttttaatcattatctCCACCGTCTACTTATCATCCGGAGGCGTCTCTGCTTTGGGAGTAAACTGGGGAACAATGGCGAGTCATCAGCTTCCACCAAAGACGGTGGTGCGGATGCTTGTAGACAACAACATTAAAAAAGTGAAGCTGTTCGATGCTGACACGGAGACTATGGGAGCTCTCGCAGGTTCAGGCGTTGAAGTAATGGTGGCTATCCCAAATGATCTGCTCAGAGCGATGGGAACCTATCAAAGAGCTAAAGATTGGGTCCAACGAAACGTCTCTAGGTTCAACTTCAACGACGGCGTTAAGATCAA ATATGTTGCGGTAGGGAACGAGCCATTCTTGACGTCATACAACGGATCATTCATAAACCTAACGTATCCAGCACTCGTCAACATCCAAACCGCTTTAAACGAAGCCGGAATCGGAGACTACATCAAAGCCACCGTTCCTCTAAACGCCGACGTTTACAACTCTCCCCCGGACAACCAAGTCCCATCCGCGGGAAGATTCCGTTCCGACATCCTCCAAGAAATGACAGACATCGTCAACTTCCTCGCACAGAACAAAGCTCCTTTCACCGTCAACATCTATCCTTTCTTGAGTCTCTACCTAAGCAGCGACTTCCCTTTGGAGTACGCCTTCTTCGACGGCCAAAACACCGTTAACGATAACGGCGTTATCTACACAAACGTCTTCGACGCTAGTTTCGACACTCTTTTAGCGTCTTTAAACGCGTTGAACCACGGTGATATGGAGGTGATCGTTGGAGAAGTTGGTTGGCCTACGGATGGAGATAAGAACGCAAACGTTGCAAACGCGGAACGGTTTTATTCCGGTTTGCTTCCCCGGTTAGCTAACAATATTGGTACACCCATGCGTAAAGGTTATATAGAGGTTTATCTTTTCGGATTTATCGATGAAGATGCTAAAAGCGTTGCACCGGGCAACTTCGAACGTCACTGGGGGATATTCAAGTACGATGGACAACCGAAATTCCCGGTTGATTTACAAGGACAAGGTCAGAAGAAGTTCTTGACCGGAGCTCAAAACGTTCAGTACTTGCTAAATCAGTGGTGTATGTTTAATCCGAACGGTCGTGGTAATATCAGTAGGCTTGGTGATAACATAAACTACGCGTGTTCGCTCTCGGATTGTACTGCTTTGGGTTATGGGTCGTCATGTGGCAATCTTGATGCTAATGGAAACGCTTCTTACGCGTTTAATATGTATTTCCAAGTGCAAAACCAAGAAGCTCAAGCGTGTGATTTCGAAGGGCTTGCAACGATCGTTACGCGGAATATTTCTCAAGGACAATGCGTTTTTCCGATTCAGATTGGAAAGCCATCGTCTGGACATTATGATTATAGTTACAGTTTTAGGTTCTGTTTGGTGATGAGTGGCTTGATGTTTCTTCTCATGACAGAATGA
- the LOC108805368 gene encoding uncharacterized protein LOC108805368, with protein MKGSKANLSTLAEKCKTIIVSNWKGYLNTIKPEDKASIIHTSKVKYVMRRGKPYLWVPESEPHNVNIMFDERGSFSVAHPYPGPLAALLKSVGKVPNRVALTGEIIPVKEKRIEAVNKYVEEAIQSEMRAISDSPYSVRSILSSSDHMYASRCESLKDLVDGGNEKYVIYKFVPSSCMFIDANGANREIDMKVLELSKADPLGAWSTNIVDGINKDESRRRALILFCLYYLDINARDAYMVSVDTKGFDLLGKVPSEEEAGDEYQWREFRFQFEEEVKDVEAFCHQLMEMEQEVVNKFTDHTGL; from the exons ATGAAAGGAAGCAAGGCGAATCTCTCTACACTAGCGGAGAAATGCAAA ACTATAATCGTTTCGAACTGGAAGGGGTATCTAAACACCATCAAACCCGAAGATAAAGCTAG TATAATACATACTTCAAAGGTTAAGTACGTGATGAGACGAGGAAAGCCTTATCTCTGGGTTCCTGAATCTGAACCCCACAATGTC AACATAATGTTTGATGAACGTGGATCTTTTTCCGTTGCTCATCCCTATCCTGGTCCCCTTGCCGCTTTGTTGAAATCAGTAGGAAAG GTTCCAAACCGGGTTGCTCTTACCGGAGAAATCATCCCTGTCAAGGAGAAAAGG ATTGAGGCGGTGAATAAATATGTGGAGGAAGCTATACAATCAGAGATGAGAGCCATTAGCGACTCCCCATATTCGGTACGCAGTATCTTGAGCTCTTCCGATCACATGTATGCCTCCCGGTGCGAGAGTCTTAAAGACCTTGTTGATGGTGGCAATGAAAAATACGTTATCTACAAGTTTGTTCCCAG CTCATGTATGTTTATCGACGCAAATGGTGCTAATAGAGAAATAGACATGAAGGTCTTGGAGCTCTCAAAAGCAGATCCATTAG GGGCTTGGTCTACAAACATTGTGGATGGAATCAATAAGGACGAATCTAGAAGACGGGCTTTGATTCTTTTCTGTTTATACTATCTCGACATCAACGCAAGG GATGCTTACATGGTATCTGTGGATACGAAAGGATTCGACTTACTCGGGAAGGTACCGAGTGAGGAAGAAGCTGGAGATGAGTATCAGTGGAGAGAGTTCAGGTTCCAGTTTGAAGAAGAGGTGAAAGACGTTGAAGCTTTCTGCCACCAGCTTATGGAAATGGAACAAGAGGTTGTGAACAAGTTCACTGACCATACCGGTTTGTGA
- the LOC108805367 gene encoding myb-related protein 2 isoform X3 produces MYYQNQHQGKSILSSSRMHLASERHPFLRGGNSPGDSGLILSTDAKPRLKWTPDLHERFIEAVNQLGGADKATPKTIMKVMGIPGLTLYHLKSHLQKYRLSKNLNGQANSGLNKIGMMTMMEEKSPSDADEIQSESLSIGPQPNKNSPIGEALQMQIEVQRRLHEQLELRIEAQGKYLQSVLEKAQETLGRQNLSPAGIEAAKVQLSELVSKVSAEYPNTSFQLEPKEFQNLCTQTTYPPDCSLQSCLTSSEGAQKNPKMLENNRLGLRTYIGDSTSEQKEVMEEPLFQRMELTWTEGLRGNPYLSTSMVSGAEQRISYSERSPATLTMGVGMHGHRGHQQGNVNEYKEERFTDKSEEHKLETQSTKTELDLNTHVENYCTTRPKQFDLNGFSWN; encoded by the exons ATGTATTACCAAAACCAGCACCAAGGAAAGAGCATCCTCTCTTCTTCAAGAATGCACTTAGCTTCTGAAAGGCATCCATTCCTTAGAGGAGGGAACAGTCCAGGAGATTCTGGTCTCATCCTTTCAACCGATGCAAAGCCACGCTTAAAATGGACTCCTGATCTTCATGAGAGATTCATCGAAGCAGTTAATCAGCTTGGTGGAGCAGACA AAGCAACTCCTAAAACAATCATGAAAGTCATGGGTATTCCAGGGCTTACCTTATACCATCTCAAAAGTCATCTTCAG AAATACAGGCTGAGCAAGAATCTCAACGGACAAGCTAACAGCGGCTTAAACAAAAtag GTATGATGACCATGATGGAAGAAAAGAGCCCTTCTGATGCAGACGAAATTCAAAGTGAGAGTTTAAGCATTGGACCACAGCCAAACAA GAACTCACCTATAGGTGAAGCACTGCAAATGCAAATAGAGGTCCAAAGAAGACTTCATGAGCAACTTGAG CTCAGGATAGAGGCTCAAGGGAAGTACTTGCAATCAGTTCTGGAGAAGGCACAAGAGACTCTTGGAAGACAGAACCTGAGTCCAGCTGGGATCGAAGCTGCCAAAGTTCAGCTCTCGGAGTTAGTATCCAAAGTATCAGCAGAGTACCCAAACACTAGCTTCCAGCTCGAACCAAAAGAGTTTCAAAACCTATGCACACAAACAACTTATCCACCTGATTGTTCCCTCCAAAGTTGCTTGACCTCAAGCGAGGGAGCTCAGAAAAACCCTAAAATGCTAGAGAACAACAGGTTAGGGCTAAGAACATATATTGGTGACTCAACATCCGAGCAGAAAGAGGTTATGGAAGAACCATTGTTCCAAAGGATGGAGCTCACGTGGACGGAAGGTCTGAGAGGGAATCCATATCTTTCAACGTCAATGGTTAGTGGCGCTGAACAAAGAATCTCATATTCGGAGAGGAGTCCAGCTACACTGACAATGGGAGTAGGAATGCACGGACACAGAGGTCATCAACAAGGAAACGTAAATGAGTATAAAGAAGAAAGATTCACTGATAAGAGTGAGGAACATAAGCTTGAAACTCAAAGCACAAAGACAGAGCTAGATCTCAACACACATGTCGAGAACTACTGTACAACGCGGCCGAAACAGTTCGACTTGAATGGTTTTAGCTGGAACTGA
- the LOC108805367 gene encoding myb-related protein 2 isoform X2 — protein sequence MYYQNQHQGKSILSSSRMHLASERHPFLRGGNSPGDSGLILSTDAKPRLKWTPDLHERFIEAVNQLGGADKATPKTIMKVMGIPGLTLYHLKSHLQKYRLSKNLNGQANSGLNKIGMMTMMEEKSPSDADEIQSESLSIGPQPNKNSPIGEALQMQIEVQRRLHEQLERHLQLRIEAQGKYLQSVLEKAQETLGRQNLSPAGIEAAKVQLSELVSKVSAEYPNTSFQLEPKEFQNLCTQTTYPPDCSLQSCLTSSEGAQKNPKMLENNRLGLRTYIGDSTSEQKEVMEEPLFQRMELTWTEGLRGNPYLSTSMVSGAEQRISYSERSPATLTMGVGMHGHRGHQQGNVNEYKEERFTDKSEEHKLETQSTKTELDLNTHVENYCTTRPKQFDLNGFSWN from the exons ATGTATTACCAAAACCAGCACCAAGGAAAGAGCATCCTCTCTTCTTCAAGAATGCACTTAGCTTCTGAAAGGCATCCATTCCTTAGAGGAGGGAACAGTCCAGGAGATTCTGGTCTCATCCTTTCAACCGATGCAAAGCCACGCTTAAAATGGACTCCTGATCTTCATGAGAGATTCATCGAAGCAGTTAATCAGCTTGGTGGAGCAGACA AAGCAACTCCTAAAACAATCATGAAAGTCATGGGTATTCCAGGGCTTACCTTATACCATCTCAAAAGTCATCTTCAG AAATACAGGCTGAGCAAGAATCTCAACGGACAAGCTAACAGCGGCTTAAACAAAAtag GTATGATGACCATGATGGAAGAAAAGAGCCCTTCTGATGCAGACGAAATTCAAAGTGAGAGTTTAAGCATTGGACCACAGCCAAACAA GAACTCACCTATAGGTGAAGCACTGCAAATGCAAATAGAGGTCCAAAGAAGACTTCATGAGCAACTTGAG CGACATTTGCAGCTCAGGATAGAGGCTCAAGGGAAGTACTTGCAATCAGTTCTGGAGAAGGCACAAGAGACTCTTGGAAGACAGAACCTGAGTCCAGCTGGGATCGAAGCTGCCAAAGTTCAGCTCTCGGAGTTAGTATCCAAAGTATCAGCAGAGTACCCAAACACTAGCTTCCAGCTCGAACCAAAAGAGTTTCAAAACCTATGCACACAAACAACTTATCCACCTGATTGTTCCCTCCAAAGTTGCTTGACCTCAAGCGAGGGAGCTCAGAAAAACCCTAAAATGCTAGAGAACAACAGGTTAGGGCTAAGAACATATATTGGTGACTCAACATCCGAGCAGAAAGAGGTTATGGAAGAACCATTGTTCCAAAGGATGGAGCTCACGTGGACGGAAGGTCTGAGAGGGAATCCATATCTTTCAACGTCAATGGTTAGTGGCGCTGAACAAAGAATCTCATATTCGGAGAGGAGTCCAGCTACACTGACAATGGGAGTAGGAATGCACGGACACAGAGGTCATCAACAAGGAAACGTAAATGAGTATAAAGAAGAAAGATTCACTGATAAGAGTGAGGAACATAAGCTTGAAACTCAAAGCACAAAGACAGAGCTAGATCTCAACACACATGTCGAGAACTACTGTACAACGCGGCCGAAACAGTTCGACTTGAATGGTTTTAGCTGGAACTGA
- the LOC108805367 gene encoding myb-related protein 2 isoform X1 → MYYQNQHQGKSILSSSRMHLASERHPFLRGGNSPGDSGLILSTDAKPRLKWTPDLHERFIEAVNQLGGADKATPKTIMKVMGIPGLTLYHLKSHLQKYRLSKNLNGQANSGLNKIGMMTMMEEKSPSDADEIQSESLSIGPQPNKNSPIGEALQMQIEVQRRLHEQLEVQRHLQLRIEAQGKYLQSVLEKAQETLGRQNLSPAGIEAAKVQLSELVSKVSAEYPNTSFQLEPKEFQNLCTQTTYPPDCSLQSCLTSSEGAQKNPKMLENNRLGLRTYIGDSTSEQKEVMEEPLFQRMELTWTEGLRGNPYLSTSMVSGAEQRISYSERSPATLTMGVGMHGHRGHQQGNVNEYKEERFTDKSEEHKLETQSTKTELDLNTHVENYCTTRPKQFDLNGFSWN, encoded by the exons ATGTATTACCAAAACCAGCACCAAGGAAAGAGCATCCTCTCTTCTTCAAGAATGCACTTAGCTTCTGAAAGGCATCCATTCCTTAGAGGAGGGAACAGTCCAGGAGATTCTGGTCTCATCCTTTCAACCGATGCAAAGCCACGCTTAAAATGGACTCCTGATCTTCATGAGAGATTCATCGAAGCAGTTAATCAGCTTGGTGGAGCAGACA AAGCAACTCCTAAAACAATCATGAAAGTCATGGGTATTCCAGGGCTTACCTTATACCATCTCAAAAGTCATCTTCAG AAATACAGGCTGAGCAAGAATCTCAACGGACAAGCTAACAGCGGCTTAAACAAAAtag GTATGATGACCATGATGGAAGAAAAGAGCCCTTCTGATGCAGACGAAATTCAAAGTGAGAGTTTAAGCATTGGACCACAGCCAAACAA GAACTCACCTATAGGTGAAGCACTGCAAATGCAAATAGAGGTCCAAAGAAGACTTCATGAGCAACTTGAG GTACAGCGACATTTGCAGCTCAGGATAGAGGCTCAAGGGAAGTACTTGCAATCAGTTCTGGAGAAGGCACAAGAGACTCTTGGAAGACAGAACCTGAGTCCAGCTGGGATCGAAGCTGCCAAAGTTCAGCTCTCGGAGTTAGTATCCAAAGTATCAGCAGAGTACCCAAACACTAGCTTCCAGCTCGAACCAAAAGAGTTTCAAAACCTATGCACACAAACAACTTATCCACCTGATTGTTCCCTCCAAAGTTGCTTGACCTCAAGCGAGGGAGCTCAGAAAAACCCTAAAATGCTAGAGAACAACAGGTTAGGGCTAAGAACATATATTGGTGACTCAACATCCGAGCAGAAAGAGGTTATGGAAGAACCATTGTTCCAAAGGATGGAGCTCACGTGGACGGAAGGTCTGAGAGGGAATCCATATCTTTCAACGTCAATGGTTAGTGGCGCTGAACAAAGAATCTCATATTCGGAGAGGAGTCCAGCTACACTGACAATGGGAGTAGGAATGCACGGACACAGAGGTCATCAACAAGGAAACGTAAATGAGTATAAAGAAGAAAGATTCACTGATAAGAGTGAGGAACATAAGCTTGAAACTCAAAGCACAAAGACAGAGCTAGATCTCAACACACATGTCGAGAACTACTGTACAACGCGGCCGAAACAGTTCGACTTGAATGGTTTTAGCTGGAACTGA
- the LOC108859783 gene encoding probable pyruvate kinase, cytosolic isozyme has product MNRNESTLVPFIRDSFSMILDGRTNGTLKKTKIVCTLGPQSRSVEMIEKLLKAGMNVARFNFSHGTHEYHQGTLDNLRTAMKNTGILCAVMLDTKGPEIRTGFLKGGGKPIQLTHGQEITISTDYTLQGDSNTISMSYKKLAEDLKSGGRILCSDGTICLTVLSCDKVNGLVRCLCENSATLGEKKNVNLPGVVVDLPTLTEKDQEDILKWGVPNKIDIIALSFVRKGSDLDQVRNLLGDHAKRIMLMSKVENQEGVKNFDDILKNSDAFMVARGDLGMEIPIERIFQAQKMMIERANAAGKPVVTATQMLESMIKSPLPTRAEATDVANAVLDGTDCVMLSGETAAGAHPEAAVNIMARICKVAEDTLDYDSVHKKIQEAAPLPLSTVEDLAASAVSKAMKQSAKAIVVLTKGGYTAALVAKHRPSVPILSVTVSDDGESRCCESVAKRGLIYRGIVPVVASSGSAEEATKFAIEFAKEKGICKGGDSIVLVQYIDGSSVLKIMQVE; this is encoded by the exons ATGAATCGTAATGAATCAACTCTGGTTCCGTTCATCAGGGATAGCTTCTCCATG ATACTTGATGGAAGAACTAATGGAACACTCAAGAAGACCAAGATCGTGTGTACTCTTGGACCACAGTCCAGATCTGTTGAGATGATTGAGAAGCTTCTCAAAGCTGGTATGAACGTAGCCCGTTTCAACTTCTCACATGGTACTCACGAGTACCACCAAGGAACTCTCGATAACCTCAGAACCGCCATGAAGAACACTGGTATTCTCTGTGCCGTCATGCTTGACACGAAG gGTCCTGAGATTCGAACCGGATTTCTCAAAGGAGGCGGCAAACCAATTCAGCTAACTCATGGTCAAGAGATCACAATCTCAACTGATTACACTTTGCAAGGAGATTCAAACACAATCTCGATGAGCTACAAGAAACTCGCAGAGGATCTCAAATCAGGGGGCAGGATTCTCTGTTCCGACGGCACAATCTGTCTGACCGTCTTGTCGTGCGACAAGGTTAACGGTCTAGTCCGTTGCCTTTGCGAGAACTCAGCAACCCTAGGAGAGAAAAAGAACGTTAACCTCCCAGGAGTTGTAGTTGATCTCCCGACGCTCACAGAGAAAGATCAAGAAGATATTCTCAAGTGGGGAGTTCCAAACAAGATCGATATCATTGCTCTTTCCTTTGTCCGTAAAGGATCTGACCTAGACCAAGTCAGGAACTTGCTTGGTGATCACGCAAAGCGAATCATGCTTATGTCAAag GTTGAGAATCAAGAAGGAGTGAAGAACTTCGACGACATTCTTAAAAACTCTGATGCGTTCATGGTGGCTAGAGGCGACCTAGGGATGGAGATTCCGATCGAGAGGATATTCCAAGCTCAGAAGATGATGATCGAGAGAGCCAACGCTGCCGGGAAACCAGTCGTGACAGCAACGCAGATGCTCGAGTCTATGATCAAATCTCCTCTTCCGACAAGAGCCGAGGCCACAGACGTGGCCAACGCCGTCCTAGACGGCACGGACTGCGTCATGCTCAGCGGGGAGACCGCGGCGGGAGCCCACCCCGAAGCCGCCGTGAATATCATGGCGAGGATCTGTAAGGTGGCGGAGGACACGCTCGACTACGACTCCGTGCACAAGAAGATTCAAGAAGCTGCTCCGTTGCCTTTATCCACGGTCGAGGACTTGGCAGCTTCTGCGGTGTCCAAGGCGATGAAGCAGAGCGCCAAGGCGATTGTGGTGCTCACCAAGGGGGGATACACGGCGGCGCTTGTGGCGAAACACAGGCCTAGCGTTCCGATTCTTTCGGTGACTGTCTCGGATGATGGAGAGTCGAGGTGCTGTGAGTCTGTGGCGAAACGTGGCTTGATTTACCGTGGGATCGTTCCGGTGGTGGCAAGCAGTGGTTCGGCAGAGGAGGCGACTAAGTTTGCGATCGAGTTTGCAAAGGAGAAGGGGATCTGTAAGGGTGGAGATTCGATTGTGTTGGTGCAGTACATCGATGGTTCCTCTGTTCTCAAGATCATGCAAGTGGAGTAG